In Cicer arietinum cultivar CDC Frontier isolate Library 1 chromosome 7, Cicar.CDCFrontier_v2.0, whole genome shotgun sequence, a single window of DNA contains:
- the LOC105852647 gene encoding MLP-like protein 43: MVLAGKISTEVGVRASADKFFHLFSKKLHDVQNHCERVHETILHEGDDWHVSDSVKQWTYVIDGKVHTCKESVEEIDEENKKLTFKLFGGDIDEHYKIFKLIIEVIDKADGSASVKWTIEYEKIHEDYDPPNGYMDYFAKCTKDMDAHLVNA, from the exons ATGGTGCTTGCTGGTAAAATTAGTACTGAAGTTGGGGTCAGAGCTTCCGCTGACAAGTTCTTCCATCTATTCTCAAAAAAACTTCACGATGTGCAAAACCATTGTGAAAGAGTTCATGAAACCATATTGCATGAAGGTGATGATTGGCATGTGTCTGATTCTGTTAAACAATGGACTTATGTCATAG ATGGCAAGGTACACACATGTAAAGAGAGtgttgaagaaattgatgaagaGAACAAAAAACTCACTTTCAAGCTCTTTGGTGGAGATATTGATGAGCACTATAAGATCTTTAAACTCATCATTGAAGTTATAGATAAGGCTGATGGTAGTGCTTCCGTTAAATGGACTATAGAATATGAGAAGATCCATGAGGATTATGATCCTCCAAATGGATACATGGACTACTTTGCCAAATGCACTAAAGATATGGATGCTCATCTTGTCAATGCATAA